One window from the genome of [Clostridium] celerecrescens 18A encodes:
- the nifJ gene encoding pyruvate:ferredoxin (flavodoxin) oxidoreductase, with amino-acid sequence MARKMKTMDGNHAAAHASYAFTDVAAIYPITPSSPMAEATDEWATDGRTNIFGQKVQITEMQSEAGAAGAVHGSLAAGALTTTYTASQGLLLMIPNLYKIAGEQLPGVINVSARAVASHALSIFGDHSDVYACRQTGCAMLCESSVQEVMDLTPVAHMAALEGKVPFINFFDGFRTSHEIQKIETWDYEDLKEMVSMDAIDEFRRRALNPNHPELRGSAQNPDIFFQAREACNPYYDALPAIVQKYMDKVNAKIGTDYKLFNYYGAPDAEHVIISMGSVNDTIEETLDYLLASGNKVGVIKVRLYRPFSAQAFIEAIPDTVKTISVLDRTKEPGSLGEPLYLDVVAALKGTKFDQVKILTGRYGLGSKDTTPTQIVAVYDNKEKSPFTIGIIDDVTHLSLETGTPIVTTPEGTSNCKFWGLGADGTVGANKNSIKIIGDNTDMYAQAYFDYDSKKSGGVTMSHLRFGHKPIKSTYLIRQANFVACHNPAYIRKYNMVQELVDGGIFLLNCPWDAAGLEKHLPGQVKKFIADHNIRFYTIDGVKIGIETGMGQTRINTILQSAFFELTGIIPSEKANELMKAAAKATYGRKGEEIVMKNWAAIDAGAKGVVKVDVPESWKNCEDEGLDYKFITEGRKDAVDFVNNIQSKVNAQEGNSLPVSAFSDYVNGSTPSGSSAYEKRGIAVTIPGWVPENCIQCNFCSYVCPHAVIRSVALTEEEAARKPEEMKTLPMTGMPGYQFAVTVSAFDCTGCGSCANVCPGKKGEKALVMVNMEENCEEKQKVYDFGQTLPIKQEVIDKFKENTVKGSQFKKPLLEFSGACAGCGETPYAKLITQLFGDRMYIANATGCTSIWGNSSPSTPYTVNAKGQGPAWANSLFEDNAEFGYGMMLAQSAIRGGLKTKVEEIMNSEKASDEVKAACKEYLDTFETGATNGSATDKLVAALDGIECDTCKAIVKDKDFLAKKSQWVFGGDGWAYDIGFGGVDHVLASGRDINVMVFDTEIYSNTGGQSSKATKTGAVAQFAAGGKETRKKDLASIAMSYGYVYVAQIAMGADYAQTVKAIAEAEAYPGPSLIIAYAPCISHGIKKGMSKAQTEEKLAVECGYWNNFRYNPAAEKKFTLDSKAPALEGYQEFLKGEVRYASLAMKNPERAAELFAKNEADAKERYEYLQKLVTLYGND; translated from the coding sequence ATGGCAAGAAAAATGAAAACCATGGATGGTAACCATGCAGCAGCTCATGCGTCATACGCATTTACTGATGTAGCGGCTATCTATCCGATTACCCCATCTTCACCTATGGCTGAAGCAACAGATGAATGGGCGACAGACGGAAGAACCAATATCTTCGGTCAGAAAGTACAGATTACAGAGATGCAGTCTGAGGCAGGTGCAGCAGGTGCAGTACACGGTTCCTTAGCAGCAGGTGCGCTGACCACCACCTATACAGCTTCTCAGGGTCTTTTACTTATGATCCCGAACCTTTATAAAATCGCAGGCGAGCAGTTACCAGGTGTAATCAACGTATCCGCACGTGCAGTTGCAAGCCATGCTTTATCTATCTTTGGTGACCACTCCGACGTATATGCTTGCCGTCAGACAGGCTGTGCTATGTTATGCGAATCCAGCGTACAGGAAGTTATGGACTTAACTCCGGTTGCTCATATGGCAGCACTCGAGGGAAAAGTACCATTTATCAACTTCTTCGACGGTTTCCGCACATCTCACGAGATTCAGAAGATCGAAACCTGGGATTATGAGGACTTAAAAGAGATGGTAAGTATGGATGCGATTGACGAATTCCGTCGCCGTGCATTAAATCCAAACCATCCGGAATTAAGAGGTTCCGCTCAGAACCCTGATATCTTCTTCCAGGCTAGAGAAGCCTGCAACCCTTATTATGATGCTCTGCCTGCAATTGTTCAGAAATATATGGACAAGGTTAACGCAAAGATCGGAACTGATTATAAATTATTCAACTATTACGGAGCACCGGATGCGGAGCATGTAATCATTTCCATGGGTTCTGTAAACGATACCATTGAGGAAACTCTTGACTATCTTCTGGCTTCAGGAAACAAGGTAGGCGTAATTAAGGTTCGCTTATACCGTCCTTTCTCTGCTCAGGCTTTCATTGAAGCTATCCCGGATACCGTTAAGACCATTTCTGTATTAGACAGAACAAAAGAGCCAGGTTCCTTAGGCGAGCCGTTATACCTTGATGTTGTTGCAGCTCTTAAGGGAACTAAGTTTGATCAGGTGAAGATCTTAACCGGCCGTTATGGTTTAGGTTCCAAGGATACCACACCAACTCAGATCGTTGCTGTTTATGATAACAAGGAAAAGAGTCCGTTTACGATCGGTATTATTGATGACGTGACCCATCTCTCTCTTGAGACAGGTACGCCAATCGTTACAACTCCAGAGGGAACTTCAAACTGTAAGTTCTGGGGTCTTGGAGCAGATGGTACTGTAGGTGCCAACAAAAACTCCATCAAGATCATCGGTGATAATACAGATATGTATGCTCAGGCTTACTTTGATTATGACTCCAAGAAGTCCGGCGGCGTTACCATGTCTCACTTACGTTTTGGACACAAGCCGATCAAATCCACTTACCTGATCCGTCAGGCTAACTTTGTGGCATGTCACAATCCTGCTTATATCCGTAAGTACAACATGGTTCAGGAACTGGTTGACGGCGGAATCTTCTTATTAAACTGTCCATGGGATGCAGCTGGTCTTGAGAAGCATCTGCCAGGACAGGTGAAGAAGTTCATTGCTGACCACAATATCAGATTCTACACCATCGACGGTGTGAAGATCGGTATTGAGACCGGTATGGGCCAGACACGTATCAACACCATCCTTCAGTCCGCATTCTTCGAGCTGACCGGAATCATTCCTTCCGAGAAAGCAAACGAACTGATGAAGGCTGCTGCAAAGGCAACCTACGGACGTAAGGGTGAAGAAATCGTTATGAAGAACTGGGCAGCCATCGATGCAGGTGCAAAGGGCGTTGTTAAGGTAGACGTTCCTGAAAGCTGGAAAAACTGCGAAGATGAAGGCCTTGATTATAAGTTTATTACGGAAGGCAGAAAGGATGCCGTTGATTTCGTTAATAACATTCAGTCCAAGGTAAATGCACAGGAAGGAAATTCCCTGCCTGTATCCGCATTCAGCGATTATGTCAATGGTTCCACACCATCTGGCTCTTCCGCATACGAGAAGCGCGGTATTGCTGTTACTATTCCTGGCTGGGTTCCGGAAAACTGTATCCAGTGTAACTTCTGTTCCTATGTATGTCCTCACGCTGTTATCCGTTCCGTTGCTCTGACTGAGGAAGAAGCAGCAAGAAAGCCAGAGGAGATGAAGACCCTTCCGATGACAGGCATGCCAGGATACCAGTTCGCTGTAACTGTATCCGCATTTGACTGTACAGGCTGCGGTTCCTGTGCAAATGTATGTCCTGGAAAGAAGGGCGAGAAGGCTCTTGTTATGGTCAACATGGAAGAAAACTGTGAAGAGAAGCAGAAAGTATATGATTTTGGACAGACACTTCCGATCAAGCAGGAAGTTATCGACAAATTTAAAGAGAATACCGTTAAGGGCAGCCAGTTCAAGAAACCTCTTCTTGAGTTCTCAGGAGCATGTGCAGGCTGTGGCGAGACACCTTATGCAAAACTGATTACCCAGTTATTCGGTGACAGAATGTATATTGCAAACGCAACCGGATGTACTTCCATCTGGGGCAACTCCTCCCCATCCACACCTTATACCGTAAATGCAAAGGGACAGGGTCCTGCATGGGCAAACTCCTTATTCGAAGATAATGCAGAGTTCGGTTATGGTATGATGCTGGCTCAGAGCGCCATCAGAGGCGGCTTAAAGACCAAAGTTGAAGAGATCATGAATTCCGAGAAGGCTTCCGATGAAGTGAAGGCAGCTTGTAAGGAATATCTGGATACCTTTGAGACAGGTGCAACCAATGGTTCCGCAACCGATAAGTTAGTTGCAGCATTAGATGGCATTGAGTGTGATACCTGCAAGGCTATCGTTAAGGATAAGGATTTCCTTGCTAAGAAATCTCAGTGGGTATTCGGCGGCGACGGCTGGGCATACGATATCGGCTTTGGCGGTGTTGACCACGTACTTGCAAGCGGCAGGGATATTAACGTTATGGTATTCGATACAGAGATCTATTCCAATACCGGCGGACAGTCCTCTAAGGCTACCAAGACAGGTGCTGTTGCACAGTTCGCAGCAGGCGGTAAGGAAACAAGAAAGAAAGATCTTGCAAGCATCGCTATGAGCTATGGTTATGTATACGTTGCACAGATCGCCATGGGCGCTGATTATGCACAGACTGTTAAGGCAATCGCTGAGGCAGAGGCATATCCAGGACCATCTCTGATCATCGCTTATGCTCCATGTATCAGCCATGGTATCAAGAAGGGCATGTCCAAGGCTCAGACAGAAGAGAAGCTGGCTGTTGAGTGCGGTTATTGGAACAATTTCCGCTACAATCCAGCTGCTGAGAAGAAGTTTACCTTAGACAGCAAAGCTCCTGCATTAGAGGGATATCAGGAATTCTTAAAGGGAGAGGTTCGTTATGCGTCCCTGGCTATGAAGAATCCTGAGAGAGCAGCTGAATTATTTGCAAAGAATGAGGCAGATGCGAAAGAGCGGTATGAATACCTGCAGAAGCTGGTTACTTTATACGGCAATGATTAA
- a CDS encoding VanW family protein has protein sequence MNQIDNRQRGGGRTNSSRNGSSKNASETGRRTGQTYRTGSSYQSKRGKKRKRGPQYNITKILLAIILAVAAFICVMAAVKLIGGRKAKETEVNTPTVSEPELRKEVKVDGISIAGMSREEARDAIENKYQWGMKVTYQDDQYELENLLDKKLDSLLEEIYSGEPKESYTLEFDGLDEDVQAEVKAIAGKWDVAAKNGSISGFDKSTGKFVYSGEKNGVVINQDKLASDILTQLKDKNFQAVIAAEGKEVAPKITEAQAKEMYKVIGTYTTTTTANSARNKNIELASDALNGIILQPGEEFSFNKATGERSTAKGYRPAGAYLNGELVEEPGGGVCQVSSTLYNAVVFSGLSTTERHAHSYEPSYVTPGEDAMVSYGGPDMKFVNNSTTAIAIRTSFADRKLKISIVGIPILEEGVTLSMTSKKTAELDAPAPVYEEDQTLQPTEEKIVKAETKGSRWVTNLVTKKNGVVVSDEFFHNSTYRGKSATIKRNKSGVVIPATDPATSAPETTGVSPQGPGETTAPHDNETTGNSGVTQGPGTTETQPTQPQGPSSTTEAAGDNGGQNVIPPNPFN, from the coding sequence ATGAATCAAATAGATAACAGACAAAGAGGTGGGGGAAGAACCAATTCTTCCCGGAATGGAAGCAGTAAAAATGCATCGGAAACAGGCCGCAGGACAGGACAGACTTACAGAACGGGCAGCTCCTATCAGTCAAAGCGGGGAAAGAAAAGAAAAAGAGGCCCTCAGTATAACATCACAAAGATACTTCTGGCGATCATTCTGGCTGTTGCTGCTTTTATCTGCGTTATGGCGGCTGTTAAGCTTATTGGAGGCCGTAAGGCAAAAGAGACGGAGGTCAATACCCCAACCGTTTCAGAGCCGGAATTACGGAAAGAAGTTAAAGTCGATGGTATCTCCATCGCCGGCATGTCCAGGGAAGAGGCCCGGGATGCCATTGAAAATAAATATCAGTGGGGAATGAAGGTCACCTATCAAGACGATCAGTACGAACTTGAGAATCTGCTGGACAAAAAGCTGGACTCCCTGCTTGAAGAGATATATTCAGGTGAACCAAAGGAAAGTTATACCCTTGAATTTGACGGACTGGATGAGGACGTTCAGGCTGAGGTAAAAGCCATCGCAGGAAAATGGGATGTAGCCGCCAAGAACGGTTCTATTTCAGGATTTGATAAAAGTACCGGGAAATTTGTCTATTCCGGAGAGAAAAACGGAGTTGTGATTAATCAGGATAAGCTGGCATCGGATATTTTGACCCAGCTCAAGGATAAGAATTTCCAGGCGGTTATCGCGGCGGAAGGCAAGGAAGTTGCCCCTAAGATAACAGAAGCCCAGGCAAAGGAAATGTATAAGGTCATAGGTACTTATACTACAACGACTACGGCTAACAGTGCAAGGAATAAGAATATCGAACTGGCTTCTGATGCCTTGAACGGCATCATTCTGCAGCCGGGAGAAGAGTTCTCCTTTAATAAAGCCACAGGGGAGCGTTCCACTGCAAAGGGATACCGTCCGGCAGGCGCTTATTTGAACGGAGAATTAGTTGAGGAACCAGGAGGAGGCGTATGCCAGGTGTCCTCTACCTTATATAATGCGGTAGTTTTTTCGGGGCTTTCAACTACTGAGCGCCACGCCCACAGCTACGAACCTTCCTATGTAACGCCAGGTGAGGATGCCATGGTCAGCTACGGCGGACCTGATATGAAATTTGTCAATAATTCCACTACTGCAATAGCCATCAGAACCAGTTTTGCCGACCGGAAGCTTAAGATCTCTATTGTGGGAATTCCGATTCTGGAGGAGGGTGTCACATTATCCATGACATCGAAGAAAACAGCAGAATTAGATGCTCCGGCGCCGGTTTACGAGGAAGACCAGACACTTCAGCCTACGGAGGAAAAGATCGTTAAGGCTGAGACCAAGGGAAGCCGCTGGGTGACCAATCTGGTGACCAAAAAGAATGGCGTTGTGGTAAGCGATGAGTTTTTCCATAACAGTACGTACCGCGGAAAGTCGGCTACCATCAAGCGGAATAAATCCGGAGTTGTCATTCCGGCCACTGATCCGGCGACTTCTGCCCCTGAAACCACTGGAGTAAGTCCCCAGGGACCGGGAGAGACCACTGCACCTCACGATAATGAGACTACTGGAAATTCCGGAGTCACTCAGGGCCCCGGTACCACAGAAACCCAGCCTACCCAGCCCCAGGGACCGTCTTCTACCACAGAAGCGGCAGGCGATAACGGAGGCCAGAATGTCATTCCTCCCAACCCTTTTAACTAA
- a CDS encoding PHP domain-containing protein has protein sequence MKFVDLHVHSNASDGTFTPSEVVALAVEKGLAAIALTDHDTIDGLSEAQAAASGLPIEIIPGIELSCVYQGEEIHILGIYVDPADREFISETDALKEIRKKRNEEMICRFQNAGISITLDEVMAGNPDTVITRAHFARVLLEKGYVKNMDQAFKKYLDYSGPYCPRKDKITPEHAMKILTDCKASPVLAHPYQYHLGDKKTEELVCYLKDLGLQGLEVYHSSNNQYESGKLRKLTRKYDLFPTGGSDFHGSNKPDISLGAGRGGLRVTALLLDDIKRIRREKGL, from the coding sequence ATGAAATTTGTCGATTTGCATGTTCATTCCAATGCTTCGGATGGCACATTCACTCCCTCCGAAGTGGTGGCCCTTGCCGTAGAAAAAGGCCTGGCAGCCATTGCACTGACCGATCATGACACCATTGACGGTCTTTCAGAAGCCCAGGCTGCTGCTTCCGGGCTTCCAATTGAAATCATCCCCGGAATTGAACTCTCCTGTGTGTACCAGGGAGAAGAAATTCACATCCTGGGGATTTATGTCGATCCCGCGGACCGTGAATTTATTTCTGAAACGGATGCTCTTAAAGAAATTCGAAAAAAAAGGAATGAGGAAATGATATGCCGTTTCCAAAATGCCGGCATTTCCATCACATTAGATGAAGTAATGGCAGGAAATCCTGACACGGTCATAACCCGTGCCCATTTTGCCCGTGTTCTTCTTGAAAAAGGCTATGTAAAGAATATGGACCAGGCATTCAAAAAATATCTGGATTATAGCGGCCCCTACTGCCCCCGTAAAGATAAGATCACTCCAGAGCACGCCATGAAAATCCTTACCGATTGTAAGGCTTCCCCTGTTTTGGCCCATCCATACCAATATCACCTGGGAGATAAAAAAACGGAGGAACTGGTCTGCTATTTAAAGGATCTGGGGCTTCAAGGTCTGGAGGTCTACCACTCTTCCAACAATCAGTATGAAAGCGGCAAATTAAGAAAACTGACCCGAAAATATGACCTTTTTCCCACTGGAGGCTCTGATTTTCATGGAAGCAACAAGCCTGATATCAGTTTAGGTGCCGGACGGGGAGGCCTGCGGGTTACTGCGCTTCTTTTGGACGATATTAAAAGGATACGGAGGGAGAAGGGCCTTTGA